The following coding sequences lie in one Metopolophium dirhodum isolate CAU chromosome 5, ASM1992520v1, whole genome shotgun sequence genomic window:
- the LOC132944126 gene encoding uncharacterized protein LOC132944126 has translation MAHYQATTTICENMKNRLGNVEIEEICSLFIQQFSRATLPYLNEIEANHRSIMLAINNDDNRVRRGLGQTFRRMANVLYGVCSKIDVEFIINQITELNRSKVPSKSNIPEKIRFLQAEVNNSTQQLELQQQKVEQNLQYLQVQTNLTIQNLNKLAFRTKVLEQSLLFELVLNKYAYETQNLISIINTALDGKIHTSVFTPQHIIKELLEIKVDLPIGNTFPLEVNIESLNEILRISEKNIFLKDNYLIYVIEIPLITSEEYSIYHPIPLPIPHSEQTIFLVDPEIDYLGVSRDNENFIALDNAKWEECTKLKPYKVCRGNQHVQHCAESDVCVVSLLVNNQFNPDYCKFKFVSLKAPIWHQLVQTNSWIYYTQREVGTITCTNPTENSKIEIEGVGRITIPPFCKINLRNSILFSNNKASRDSHSDIIPENSKNEPLHTLADIVKTIIPQNLTNKILIQNLNQLTNKAVELNELSHTLAEPSLIFNINIHVIVIYIIVILTILTTSILSFSLRKNVTKIYNPEIPEA, from the coding sequence ATGGCTCACTATCAAGCAACCACGACcatttgtgaaaatatgaagAACAGACTTGGTAATGTGGAAATTGAGGAGATTTGCTCTCTGTTTATACAACAATTTTCTAGAGCAACTTTGCCCTATTTAAACGAGATCGAAGCTAATCACAGAAGTATTATGTTAGCcattaataatgatgataatagaGTTCGACGGGGATTGGGGCAGACATTCAGGCGTATGGCCAACGTTCTGTATGGTGTATGCTCAAAGATTGATGTTGAAttcattataaatcaaataacagAACTAAATCGAAGCAAAGTACCTAGCAAAAGCAATATTCCGGAAAAGATCAGATTCTTACAAGCAGAAGTAAATAACTCTACACAACAATTAGAACTTCAACAACAAAAAGTAGAACAAAACCTTCAGTACCTACAAGTACAAACAAATCTTACTATCCAAAACCTTAATAAATTGGCATTCCGAACCAAAGTATTAGAACAATCATTACTATTTGAACTAGTTTTAAACAAGTACGCTTATGAAACCCAGAACCTTATCTCCATAATAAATACAGCATTAGATGGAAAAATTCACACTAGTGTCTTTACTCCACAGCACATTATTAAAGAACTTCTCGAAATTAAGGTAGACTTGCCGATTGGAAATACTTTTCCATTGGAAGTTAATATAGAATCTCTTAATGAAATCCTCCGAATCTCTGAAAAAAACATATTCTTAAAAGACAACTATCTTATCTACGTCATAGAAATCCCACTAATTACCAGTGaggaatatagtatataccaccCTATACCTTTACCCATACCCCACAGTGAACAAACCATTTTCTTAGTCGACCCTGAAATAGATTATTTAGGTGTAAGTAGAGACAACGAAAATTTTATTGCTTTAGATAACGCAAAGTGGGAAGAATGTACAAAATTAAAGCCCTATAAAGTTTGTAGAGGTAATCAACATGTACAGCATTGTGCAGAATCAGATGTATGTGTAGTTTCATTACTAgtgaataatcaatttaatccaGACTATTGCAAATTCAAATTCGTTTCATTAAAAGCCCCTATATGGCATCAGTTAGTGCAAACTAATTCATGGATCTATTATACCCAACGGGAAGTAGGTACCATCACTTGCACAAATCCAACAGAAAATTCCAAGATAGAAATTGAGGGCGTAGGTAGAATAACTATACCcccattttgtaaaattaatctcagaaactctatattattttctaataacaaAGCTAGTAGGGATAGTCATTCAGATATTATACCAGAAAATTCTAAGAATGAACCGTTACACACATTGGCAGATATAGTCAAAACAATTATTCCTCAAAACCTCACTAATAAAatcctaattcaaaatttgaaccaaCTGACTAATAAAGCAGTTGAGTTAAATGAACTTTCACATACCCTAGCTGAACCttcattaattttcaacatTAACATTCACGTTattgtcatttatattattgtaatactaacaatattaacaactagtatattaagttttagtttaagaaaaaatgtcacaaaaatATACAACCCTGAAATACCAGAAGCATGA